One genomic window of Salvelinus namaycush isolate Seneca chromosome 22, SaNama_1.0, whole genome shotgun sequence includes the following:
- the LOC120017630 gene encoding zinc finger SWIM domain-containing protein 8-like isoform X1, translating into MELMFAEWEDGERFSFEDSDRFEEDSLCSFISEAESLCQNWRGWRKQSAGPNSPTVKIKDGQVIPLVELSAKQVAFHIPFEVVEKVYPPVPEQLQLRIAYWSFPENEEDIRLYSCLANGSPDEFQRGEQLYRMRAVKDPLQIGFHLSATVVSPQAGQSKGAYNVAVMFDRCRITSCSCTCGAGAKWCAHVVALCLFRIHNASAVCLRAPVSESLSRLQRDQLQKFAQYLISELPQQILPTAQRLLDELLSSQSTAINTVCGAPDPTAGPSASDQSTWYLDESTLSDNIKKTLHKFCGPSPVVFSDVNSMYLSSTEPPAAAEWACLLRPLRGREPEGIWNLLSIVREMLKRRDSNAAPLLEILTEQCLTYEQIIGWWYSVRTSASHSSASGHTGRSNGQSEVAAHACASMCDEMVVLWRLAVLDPTMSPHRRLELAAQLKQWHLKVIEIVKRGQHRKSLDKLFQGFKPAVESCYFNWEVAYPLPGITYCSADKKSASFCWARAVQQQRGAKAGLAGDTSELGGGGGRSGSSEGGGGDYKGRSPQQEVAVRPKETIVSKRKGLSAGGGGGVLVRLGGSVSLSLEEGSSKGMYKGAGSSSSTGGKAKIAQGGKSSSGGSGVVGGKHQAAKRRTSSEDSSLEPDMAELSLDDGSSLALGAEASNTFDFTPPPPEMLPSPSPLLREPHKYSGGGKGAGNTPKERAFEGKRVTLAATLPATEPQPAFPTKENTAVIVEAAIAVEKVVNVEAEMNGNEEAAIAGDARPSTSVVTVTAAAAKSPRGARRETGTEAVALPNQAPEGAAEAGAGGDPVGEDDYQAYFLNSANEEGAERVSENNNEEEPDIFAGIKPLEQEGQMEVLFACAEALHAHGYSNDACRLAVELAGDLLANPPDLKVEQPQTKGKKSKVSTSRQTQVATNTLVKTSFLLTVLSERLELHNLAFSTGMFSLELQRPPASTKALEVKLAYQESEVVALLKKIPLGLVEMTSIRDRAEQLRDGNFCDYRPVLPLMLASFIFDVLCTPVVSPTGSRPPSRNRNNEMPGDEELGFEAAVAALGMKTTVSEAEHPLLCEGTRREKGDLALALMITYKDDQSKLKKILDKLLDRESQTHKPQTLSSFYSSKPAASSQRSPSKHATHTAHGHGGATGGVSKHAPNTTAAAGSSSSLQAVAAGGAAGQQAGLAGSGVQNNSTAGECVSEAREQADGVQPASCDQPSEAVPFKPEGTVPSRLALGGRGAYSGRCWGSPVRQKKKHTGMASIDSSAPETTSDSSPTLSRRPLRGGWAAASWGRGQDSDSISSSSSDSLGSSSSSGSRRAGGGARAKSTDTSRYKGRRPECHAPHVPNQPSEAAAHFYFELAKTVLIKAGGNSSTSIFTQPSASGGHQGPHRNLHLCAFEIGLYALGLHNFVSPNWLSRTYSSHVSWITGQAMEIGSAALNILVECWDGHLTPPEVASLADRASRARDPNMVRAAAELALSCLPHAHALNPNEIQRALVQCKEQVHVRYSSVLQKTHRTTHDNVMLEKACMAVEEAAKGGGVYPEVLFEVAHQWYWLYEQTVGGGSGAQREGPGRCGANGGAGRRPPETGHGVMDNIGNMDSSGVATVTASVTAATVVPVISVGSTIYQSHALPGSAMAHPHTQGLHPYTTIQAHLPTVCTPQYLGHPLQHVPRPTVFPVSGGAYPQCVCVPSQGMHPAFIGAQYPFSVATGPHPPMAATAVTFPGVPVPSMTQIAVHPYHTETGLPLSTTVAGAASFSPFYPVGGVHSGATIQAIQGSSLPGMSSQPVSLVSAPFPSEDEQHSQPISQQGLHYLHSAYRVGMLALEMLGRRAHNDHPNNFSRSPPYTEDVKWLLGLAARLGVNYVYQFCVGAAKGVLSPFVLQEIIMEALQRLNPAHIHAHLRTPAFHQLVQRCQQAYLQYIHHRLIHLTPADYDDFVNIIRSARGAFCLTPVGMMQFNDVLQNLKRGKQTKELWQRISLEMATFSP; encoded by the exons GCTGTACTCGTGTCTGGCTAACGGCAGCCCTGATGAGTTCCAGCGAGGGGAGCAGCTGTACAGGATGAGGGCTGTCAAAGACCCTCTGCAGATAG gttTCCACCTCAGTGCCACCGTGGTGTCGCCCCAGGCTGGCCAATCAAAAGGGGCGTACAATGTGGCTGTCATGTTCGACCGCTGCCGCATCACTTCCTGCAGTTGCACCTGTGGAGCCGGGGCCAAGTGGTGCGCCCATGTGGTGGCCCTCTGCCTCTTCAGGATCCACAAC GCGTCTGCAGTGTGCTTGCGAGCCCCCGTGTCAGAGTCCCTGTCCCGGCTGCAGAGGGACCAGCTGCAGAAGTTTGCCCAGTACCTCATCAGTGAGCTTCCCCAACAG ATTTTGCCCACAGCCCAGAGGCTCCTGGATGAGCTCCTGTCCTCCCAGTCCACAGCCATCAACACAGTGTGTGGGGCTCCCG ACCCCACTGCTGGCCCCTCAGCCTCTGATCAGAGCACCTGGTATCTAGATGAGTCTACGCTCAGTGACAACATCAAGAAGACTCTGCACAAGTTCTGTggcccctctcctgttgtcttcaG TGACGTCAACTCCATGTACCTGTCATCCACGGAGCCTCCGGCGGCGGCAGAGTGGGCGTGTCTGCTGAGGCCGCTGAGGGGGCGGGAGCCCGAGGGGATCTGGAACCTCCTGTCCATCGTCAGGGAGATGCTCAAGAGGAGAGACAGCAATGCTGCACCCCTACTAGAGATCCTCACTGAGCAGTGTCTCACTTATGAACAG ATCATTGGCTGGTGGTACAGCGTGCGTACGTCGGCATCCCACAGCAGTGCCAGCGGGCACACGGGGCGCAGTAACGGGCAGTCGGAGGTGGCAGCCCACGCCTGCGCCAGCATGTGTGATGAGATGGTCGTTCTGTGGAGGCTGGCTGTCCTAGACCCCACCATGAGCCCTCATAG GCGTTTGGAGCTGGCTGCCCAGCTCAAGCAGTGGCATCTGAAAGTGATTGAGATCGTGAAGCGAGGACAACACCGCAAGTCCCTGGACAAACTGTTCCAGGGCTTCAAGCCAGCCGTGGAGTCCTGCTACTTCAACTGGGAGGTGGCCTACCCACTGCCAGGCATCACCTACTGCAGTGCAGACAAGAAGAGCGCTTCCTTCTGCTGGGCCAGGGCAGTGCAGCAGCAGAGAGGGGCCAAGGCTGGCCTGGCTGGAGACACCTCTGAacttggaggaggaggggggagatctGGCAGCTCTGAGGGAGGTGGGGGAGACTACAAGGGTAGAAGTCCCCAACAAGAAGTGGCGGTCAGGCCCAAAGAGACCATCGTGAGCAAAAGGAAGGGGTTGTCGGCCGGGGGCGGAGGAGGGGTCCTAGTGCGGCTAGGGggcagtgtgtctctctctctagaggAGGGCAGTAGTAAGGGGATGTACAAAGGCGCAGGTTCCTCCTCGTCCACTGGGGGCAAGGCTAAGATAGCCCAGGGGGGCAAGTCGTCCTCTGGGGGATCAGGAGTGGTAGGGGGAAAACACCAAGCGGCCAAGCGGCGCACCAGCAGTGAGGACAGCTCCCTCGAGCCTGACATGGCCGAGCTGAGCCTGGATGATGGCTCCAGTCTGGCGCTGGGTGCTGAGGCCAGCAACACCTTTGACTTCACGCCCCCGCCGCCTGAGATGCTGCCCTCACCAAGCCCGCTACTCAGAGAGCCACACAAATACAGTGGGGGAGGGAAAGGGGCCGGAAACACGCCCAAGGAGCGCGCCTTCGAGGGCAAACGGGTCACCCTTGCTGCCACCCTGCCTGCCACTGAGCCCCAGCCCGCCTTCCCCACCAAAGAGAACACTGCTGTCATCGTGGAAGCAGCCATTGCTGTGGAGAAGGTGGTGAATGTGGAGGCGGAGATGAATGGAAATGAGGAGGCGGCCATCGCTGGAGACGCTCGGCCCTCCACCTCGGTTGTTACCGTGACTGCAGCTGCTGCCAAGTCACCGCGTGGTGCCCGCCGAGAAACTGGCACCGAAGCCGTAGCCCTGCCCAATCAGGCCCCAGAGGGAGCAGCAGAAGCAGGGGCAGGAGGAGACCCTGTAGGAGAGGATGACTACCAGGCCTACTTTCTGAATTCAGCTAAtgaggagggggcagagagagtgtCAGAGAACAACAATGAGGAGGAACCAGACATCTTTGCTGGGATCAAGCCACTGGAGCAGGAGGGCCAGATGGAGGTGCTGTTTGCGTGTGCAGAGGCCCTCCACGCTCACGGCTACAGCAACGATGCCTGCAGACTGGCAGTGGAGCTGGCTGGAGACCTGCTGGCCAACCCTCCAGACCTGAAGGTGGAGCAGCCCCAGACCAAGGGCAAGAAGAGCAAGGTGTCCACCAGCAGGCAGACCCAGGTGGCCACCAACACCCTGGTTAAGACCTCCTTCCTGCTGACGGTGCTGAGCGAGAGGCTGGAGCTTCACAACCTGGCCTTCAGCACGGGTATGTTCTCTCTGGAGCTGCAGAGGCCCCCAGCCTCCACCAAGGCCCTGGAGGTCAAGCTTGCCTACCAGGAGTCAGAGGTGGTGGCTCTGCTGAAGAAAATCCCTCTGGGCCTGGTGGAGATGACGTCCATACGGGACAGGGCCGAGCAGCTCCGAGACGGGAACTTCTGTGACTACAGGCCCGTCCTGCCCCTCATGCTGGCCAGCTTCATATTTGATGTGCTGTGTACCCCTG TTGTGTCCCCCACAGGTTCCCGTCCGCCTAGCCGTAATCGGAACAACGAGATGCCTGGAGATGAGGAGCTGGGCTTTGAGGCGGCTGTAGCAGCACTGG GTATGAAGACCACAGTGAGCGAGGCAGAGcatcctctgctgtgtgaggggaccaggagagagaaaggagacttGGCTCTGGCCCTCATGATCACATACAAGGATGACCAGAGCAAGCTGAAAAAG ATCCTGGACAAGCTGCTGGACAGAGAGAGCCAGACCCACAAGCCCCAGACCCTGAGCTCCTTCTACTCCAGCAAGCCAGCTGCCAGCAGCCAAAGGAGCCCGTCCAAGCACGCTACCCACACTGCTCACGGACACGGAGGTGCCACCGGAGGGGTGTCCAAACATGCCCCCAACACCACAGCTGCAGCCgggtcctcctcctccttgcaAGCGGTGGCTGCTGGGGGGGCGGCAGGACAGCAGGCGGGTCTGGCGGGCAGTGGGGTGCAGAACAACTCCACAGCCGGAGAGTGTGTCAGTGAGGCCAGAGAGCAAG CAGATGGCGTCCAGCCTGCGTCATGTGACCAGCCGAGTGAGGCTGTCCCATTCAAGCCAGAGGGCACAGTGCCGAGCCGCTTGGCGCTGGGAGGACGGGGGGCATACAGCGGGCGCTGCTGGGGCTCTCCTGTCCGCCAGAAGAAGAAACACACAG GCATGGCGAGTATCGACAGCAGTGCTCCTGAGACCACCTCAGACAGCTCCCCCACCCTTAGTCGACGCCCACTCAGAGGGGGCTGGGCCGCAGCTTCCTGGGGGAGGGGCCAAGACAGTGACAGCATCAGCAGCTCCTCTTCTGATTCGCTAGGCTCCTCCTCATCCAGTGGCTCTCGCAGGGCCGGAGGCGGAGCTAGAGCAAAGAGCACAGACACCAGCAG GTATAAAGGGCGTCGTCCCGAGTGCCATGCACCACATGTGCCCAACCAACCGTCGGAGGCGGCGGCCCACTTCTACTTCGAGCTGGCCAAGACCGTGCTGATCAAGGCCGGGGGCAACAGCTCCACCTCCATCTTCACCCAGCCCTCAGCCAGTGGAGGCCACCAGGGGCCCCACCGCAACTTGCACCTCTGTGCCTTTGAGATCGGCCTGTACGCCCTAGGCCTGCACAACTTTGTCTCACCTAACTGGCTCTCCAGGACCTACTCCTCCCACGTCTCCTGGATCACAG gCCAGGCCATGGAGATCGGCAGTGCTGCCCTCAACATCCTGGTGGAATGCTGGGACGGGCACCTCACCCCTCCCGAGGTGGCATCACTGGCCGACAGAGCATCACGGGCGCGGGATCCTAACATGGTTCGCGCTGCGGCTGAGCTGGCCCTAAGCTGCCTGCCCCATGCACACGCCCTCAACCCCAATGAGATCCAGAGGGCCCTGGTGCAGTGCAAGGAACAGGTACATGTCCGGTACTCTTCAGTTCTGCAGAAGACACATCGGACTACTCAT gACAACGTGATGCTAGAGAAAGCCTGTATGGCTGTAGAGGAGGCAGCCAAGGGGGGCGGTGTGTACCCTGAGGTTCTGTTTGAGGTGGCCCACCAGTGGTACTGGCTCTATGAGCAGACAGTAGGAGGGGGGTCAGGGGCCCAGCGTGAAGGCCCGGGACGCTGTGGGGCCAACGGTGGAGCTGGAAGGAGGCCCCCAGAGACGGGCCACGGTGTAATGGACAACATTGGCAACATGGATTCCTCCGGCGTCGCTACGGTGACGGCCTCAGTGACAGCAGCGACTGTGGTGCCCGTCATCTCTGTGGGCTCCACCATCTACCAATCACACGCCCTTCCCGGCTCGGCCATGGCCCACCCCCACACCCAGGGCCTGCACCCCTACACCACCATCCAGGCCCACCTACCCACAGTCTGCACCCCCCAGTACCTGGGGCACCCACTGCAGCACGTCCCCCGGCCCACTGTATTCCCTGTGTCAGGGGGTGCCTACCCACAG tgtgtatgtgtgccctcTCAGGGAATGCACCCGGCCTTTATCGGTGCCCAGTACCCGTTCTCAGTGGCCACTGGCCCCCATCCGCCCATGGCAGCGACAGCGGTCACCTTCCCCGGTGTTCCCGTGCCGTCCATGACCCAGATCGCCGTCCACCCCTATCACACCGAGACCGGCCTGCCTCTTAGCACCACTGTAGCAG GAGCCGCATCTTTTTCCCCTTTCTATCCAGTAGGTGGCGTCCATTCAGGCGCCACAATCCAGGCCATTCAGGGGTCATCTCTTCCTGGAATGTCTTCTCAGCCTGTCTCATTGGTCAGCGCCCCCTTCCCGTCTGAAGACGAGCAGCATAGCCAGCCAATCAGCCAGCAGGGCCTTCACTACCTGCACTCAGCATACAGAGTTG GCATGCTAGCTTTGGAGATGCTTGGCAGGAGGGCTCACAACGACCATCCCAATAACTTCTCCCGCAGCCCCCCATACACAGAGGACGTCAAGTGGCTCCTGGGCCTGGCTGCACGGCTAG GGGTGAACTACGTGTACCAGTTCTGTGTGGGTGCGGCTAAGGGCGTGCTCAGCCCCTTCGTTCTTCAGGAGATCATCATGGAGGCTCTCCAGAGACTGAACCCCGCCCACATCCATGCCCATCTCCGCACGCCTGCCTTCCACCAACTGGTGCAACGCTGCCAGCAGGCCTACCTACAG TACATCCACCACCGGCTGATCCACCTGACCCCGGCCGACTACGACGACTTTGTCAACATCATCCGCAGCGCCCGCGGGGCCTTCTGCCTGACCCCTGTGGGCATGATGCAGTTCAACGACGTGCTGCAGAACCTGAAGAGGGGCAAGCAGACCAAGGAGCTGTGGCAGCGCATCTCTCTGGAGATGGCCACCTTCTCCCCATGA